From a region of the Megalops cyprinoides isolate fMegCyp1 chromosome 13, fMegCyp1.pri, whole genome shotgun sequence genome:
- the LOC118788524 gene encoding protein phosphatase 1 regulatory subunit 3E-like, with amino-acid sequence MESKTVHAFVVMLPPNSCIPRNYSCMAGLFGSLAAANQLKEDWEEDADEHCESLENYVVDERPRGRKCFLKPPQSPTLRRRCKSVPTPTERAKLEIARSRSPSSQKKVRFADSLGLELTSVKHFCDADMPEVPQRVLDKFKRGHPVQLNLFDMFPTLPAQSASMEPHFVNPGQFPGFLEKVQKMKVLLESVETDEFSLSGSVRVLNLAFEKTVILRYSLNNWLTFLDILASYVPDSSDGVTDKFSFKIITPTFLESGSSLQFAIKYCVGGEEFWDNNNGNNYKVRRHKFKISPPREWENGWIHFI; translated from the coding sequence ATGGAAAGCAAAACAGTGCATGCTTTTGTGGTGATGCTGCCTCCAAACAGCTGCATCCCGAGGAACTACAGCTGCATGGCTGGGCTATTCGGGAGCTTGGCAGCGGCAAACCAGCTGAAAGAAGACTGGGAAGAAGATGCTGATGAGCACTGTGAGTCGCTTGAAAATTATGTGGTGGACGAGAGACCGAGAggcaggaaatgttttttgaaacCCCCTCAAAGTCCGACTTTGCGAAGAAGATGCAAATCAGTACCGACCCCAACTGAGAGAGCTAAGCTTGAAATTGCAAGGAGCCGGAGTCCATCTAGTCAGAAAAAGGTCAGATTCGCTGATTCTTTGGGTTTAGAGCTTACTTCAGTTAAGCACTTCTGCGACGCCGACATGCCAGAGGTACCGCAACGTGTGTTAGACAAATTCAAGAGAGGACATCCTGTCCAATTGAATCTCTTCGACATGTTCCCTACACTTCCAGCGCAGTCTGCTTCCATGGAACCCCATTTCGTCAATCCTGGGCAGTTTCCAGGATTTCTAGAAAAGGtgcagaaaatgaaagttttACTGGAAAGTGTGGAAACGGATGAATTCAGCCTGTCAGGCTCAGTCCGGGTATTGAATCTGGCTTTCGAGAAAACCGTCATTTTGAGGTATTCCCTCAATAACTGGCTAACATTTTTAGATATTCTTGCATCCTATGTCCCCGACTCCAGCGACGGAGTAACCGACAAATTCTCCTTCAAGATTATCACCCCGACATTTCTAGAGAGTGGTAGCTCTTTGCAGTTTGCCATCAAGTACTGTGTTGGCGGCGAAGAATTCTGGGATAATAATAACGGAAATAACTATAAAGTGCGACGccacaaatttaaaatatctcCACCAAGGGAATGGGAGAATGGTTGGATTCACTTCATATAA